One genomic segment of Pseudomonadota bacterium includes these proteins:
- the potA gene encoding polyamine ABC transporter ATP-binding protein — protein sequence MQAAERRVDKSKTKNEPWRDPHAEAYVRIENVTKRFGDFVAVNNVSLKIFKGEIFCLLGGSGCGKSTLLRMMAGFESPSSGAIYLDGQDMAGVPPYNRPVNMMFQSYALFPHMTVEKNIAFGLEQEKGLSRADIATRVTDILDIVKLGTFAARKPHQLSGGQRQRVALARALVKRPKLLLLDEPLGALDKKLREATQFELINIQEQLGVTFIVVTHDQEESMTLASRIGVMNRGEIVQIGTPTEIYEFPQNKFVADFIGSVNMFEGTMIEDLPDHVRIKSDELGGVIYVDHGISAAPGAIVYTAVRPEKINILRTPPADTSENCVKGVVKEIAYMGDVSIYLVKIDTGKMVRVTLPNVERMSDDERIGWEETVWLSWHGSSPVVVTQ from the coding sequence CGCCGAAGCCTACGTGCGCATCGAAAACGTCACCAAGCGTTTCGGCGACTTCGTCGCGGTCAACAACGTTTCATTGAAGATCTTCAAGGGCGAGATCTTCTGCCTGCTGGGCGGTTCCGGCTGCGGCAAGTCGACGCTGCTGCGCATGATGGCCGGCTTCGAATCGCCGAGCTCCGGCGCCATCTACCTCGACGGCCAGGACATGGCGGGTGTGCCGCCCTACAACCGTCCGGTCAACATGATGTTCCAGTCTTATGCGCTGTTCCCGCACATGACGGTCGAGAAGAACATCGCCTTCGGTCTCGAGCAGGAAAAGGGGCTGAGTCGCGCCGATATCGCCACGCGCGTCACCGACATCCTCGACATCGTCAAGCTCGGCACCTTCGCGGCCCGCAAGCCGCACCAGCTCTCCGGCGGCCAGCGGCAACGCGTGGCGCTGGCGCGCGCGCTGGTGAAACGGCCCAAGCTGCTGCTGCTCGACGAACCGCTGGGCGCGCTCGACAAGAAACTGCGCGAAGCCACGCAGTTCGAGCTCATCAACATCCAGGAGCAGCTCGGCGTCACCTTCATCGTCGTGACCCACGACCAGGAAGAATCCATGACGCTGGCCTCGCGCATCGGCGTCATGAATCGCGGCGAGATCGTGCAGATCGGCACACCGACGGAGATCTACGAATTCCCGCAGAACAAGTTCGTCGCCGATTTCATCGGTTCGGTGAACATGTTCGAAGGCACGATGATCGAAGACCTGCCGGACCACGTGCGCATCAAGTCCGATGAACTGGGTGGCGTGATCTACGTCGATCACGGCATCAGCGCGGCGCCAGGCGCCATCGTGTACACGGCCGTGCGTCCCGAGAAGATCAACATCCTGCGCACGCCGCCGGCCGACACCAGCGAAAACTGCGTCAAGGGCGTCGTCAAGGAAATCGCCTACATGGGCGACGTGTCCATCTACCTGGTGAAGATCGACACCGGCAAGATGGTCCGCGTGACGCTGCCGAACGTGGAGCGCATGTCCGATGACGAGCGCATCGGCTGGGAAGAAACCGTGTGGCTGAGCTGGCATGGCTCGAGCCCCGTCGTCGTGACGCAATGA
- a CDS encoding ABC transporter permease subunit has product MFRYGPPRWTEYVLRNWSGQRLVIAIPYLWLVLFFLIPFLIVLKISFAEFSPLGRPPYEPVFQWLDEGALQIKLLVGSYVYLFNEPLYVSAWIYSVKVAFFSTIFCLALGYPMAYAISRAPPTQRNIFLMLIILPFWTSFLLRVYAWIGLLKTDGVINNVLQFLGVIDEPLAMMNTSFAVYIGIVYSYLPFMILPLYSNLEKHDLTLLEAAQDLGAGPVKSFMRITLPLSMPGVVAGSLLVFIPAVGEYVIPSLLGRTDQLMVAKLLSDEFFLNRDWPKASAVAIAMLLLLVVPIMIFQYFQNKELQAQKK; this is encoded by the coding sequence CTGTTTCGCTACGGTCCGCCGCGCTGGACGGAATACGTGCTGCGCAACTGGTCGGGACAGCGGCTGGTCATCGCCATTCCGTATCTGTGGTTGGTGCTGTTCTTCCTGATCCCGTTCCTCATCGTCCTCAAGATATCCTTCGCGGAGTTTTCGCCGCTCGGGCGGCCGCCGTACGAACCGGTTTTCCAGTGGCTCGACGAAGGTGCGCTGCAGATCAAGCTGCTGGTCGGCAGCTATGTCTATCTATTCAACGAGCCGTTGTACGTCAGCGCGTGGATTTACTCGGTCAAGGTGGCGTTTTTCTCGACGATCTTCTGCCTGGCGCTCGGCTACCCGATGGCCTACGCCATATCCCGCGCGCCGCCCACGCAGCGCAACATCTTCCTGATGTTGATCATCCTGCCGTTCTGGACGTCGTTCCTGCTGCGCGTGTATGCGTGGATAGGCCTGCTCAAGACCGACGGCGTCATCAACAACGTGTTGCAATTCCTGGGTGTCATCGACGAGCCGCTCGCGATGATGAACACCAGCTTCGCGGTGTACATCGGCATCGTGTACTCCTACCTGCCGTTCATGATCCTGCCGCTGTATTCGAATCTCGAGAAACACGACCTCACGTTGCTCGAAGCCGCGCAGGACCTCGGCGCCGGTCCGGTCAAATCCTTCATGCGCATCACGCTGCCACTGTCGATGCCGGGCGTGGTCGCAGGTTCGCTGCTGGTGTTCATCCCGGCGGTAGGCGAATACGTGATTCCCTCGTTGCTCGGGCGCACCGACCAGCTCATGGTGGCCAAGCTGCTCTCGGACGAGTTCTTCCTGAACCGCGACTGGCCGAAGGCGAGCGCAGTGGCGATCGCGATGCTGCTGCTGCTGGTCGTGCCGATCATGATCTTCCAGTACTTCCAGAACAAAGAACTGCAGGCGCAGAAGAAATGA
- a CDS encoding ABC transporter permease subunit → MKSHGLFSKTMLALGFVFLYVPILSMVFFSFNNSRLVTVWDPANSPTLKWYGRLFSDDAILSAAWLSIQVAAMTATGAVILGTLAGLVLSRFGPFKGRALLQGLTTAPLVMPEVITGLSMLLLFVSLEQLMQFMFGWQFDRGVATITIAHITFTMAYVTVVVQSRLASFDDSLEEAALDLGARPARVFFRITVPLILPAILSGWLLAFTLSWDDLVVTQFVSGPGSNTLPMVIFSRVRLGVSPVVNALATIMVLIVALGVILSAFLMRRQEQRRKREEQMAASG, encoded by the coding sequence ATGAAGTCGCACGGGCTGTTCAGCAAGACGATGCTCGCGCTGGGTTTCGTGTTCCTGTACGTCCCGATCCTGTCGATGGTGTTCTTCTCCTTCAACAACTCGCGCCTGGTCACCGTGTGGGATCCGGCGAATTCGCCGACCCTCAAGTGGTACGGCCGGTTGTTCAGCGACGACGCCATCCTGTCGGCCGCCTGGCTGTCTATCCAGGTCGCGGCGATGACGGCCACGGGAGCTGTGATCCTCGGCACCCTCGCCGGGCTGGTGTTGTCGCGTTTCGGCCCGTTCAAGGGCCGTGCGCTGCTGCAGGGCCTCACTACCGCGCCGCTGGTCATGCCCGAGGTGATCACCGGCCTGTCGATGCTGCTGCTGTTCGTGTCGCTCGAGCAATTGATGCAGTTCATGTTCGGCTGGCAGTTCGATCGCGGCGTCGCCACCATCACCATCGCCCACATCACCTTCACGATGGCTTATGTCACCGTCGTCGTGCAGTCGCGGCTAGCTAGCTTCGACGATTCTCTGGAAGAGGCCGCGCTCGACCTGGGCGCGCGCCCGGCCAGGGTTTTCTTCAGGATCACCGTGCCGCTGATCCTGCCCGCCATCCTGTCGGGCTGGCTGCTGGCTTTCACGCTTTCGTGGGACGATCTCGTTGTTACGCAGTTCGTCTCCGGACCTGGGTCGAATACCCTCCCCATGGTCATCTTTTCTCGTGTTCGACTAGGTGTTAGCCCGGTCGTCAATGCACTGGCAACCATAATGGTCCTGATAGTGGCATTGGGCGTGATCCTGTCGGCGTTTCTCATGCGCAGGCAGGAACAGCGTCGCAAACGCGAGGAACAGATGGCCGCTTCCGGCTAA
- a CDS encoding methionine aminotransferase, giving the protein MNNPQGFPSKLPDVGTTIFTVMSRRATELGAVNVGQGFPDYPIDPDLASCVTEAVQAGFNQYAPMEGSVALRTAIVAKIAAAGGRAVDPETELTVSCGGTESIYSAIQAVVGQGDEAIVFDPSYDAYDPAIRLAGGRCVHIPLAAPHFRYDWDRVRSAVNERTRLIIVNNPHNPACTVASATDLDALAALIRDRPILVLADEVYEHVLYDGRVHQSVMNHAELRERSFAVYSFGKTLHITGWRVGYCVAPAALTRELRKVHQFNTFSIAAPLQAAICLYLQRHPDAWREVAGFFGAKRDLLRGRLEGSGLSLPLAEGSYFQLADYSSLDGSIADCGDVEFTERLINEAGVAVIPLSPFYREPPAGMRIVRLCVAKQDATLIEAAERIRAYTNAGSRADA; this is encoded by the coding sequence ATGAACAATCCGCAAGGATTTCCGAGCAAACTGCCGGACGTCGGCACCACGATCTTCACCGTGATGTCGCGCCGCGCCACCGAACTGGGCGCGGTCAATGTAGGCCAGGGCTTCCCTGACTACCCCATAGATCCAGATCTCGCCTCCTGCGTCACCGAAGCGGTGCAGGCGGGCTTCAACCAGTACGCCCCGATGGAAGGCAGCGTTGCATTGCGCACCGCCATCGTCGCCAAGATCGCCGCCGCGGGCGGCCGCGCCGTCGACCCGGAGACCGAGCTCACCGTGAGCTGCGGCGGCACCGAATCCATCTACTCCGCCATCCAGGCCGTCGTGGGGCAGGGCGACGAGGCCATCGTCTTCGACCCGTCCTACGACGCCTACGATCCGGCCATCCGGCTCGCCGGCGGGCGATGTGTACACATTCCGCTCGCCGCGCCGCATTTCCGCTACGACTGGGATCGCGTCAGGAGCGCGGTCAACGAACGCACACGGCTGATCATCGTCAACAACCCGCACAACCCCGCTTGCACGGTGGCCTCCGCCACCGACCTGGATGCGCTGGCGGCGCTGATCCGCGACCGGCCCATTCTCGTGCTGGCGGACGAAGTGTACGAACACGTGTTGTACGACGGCCGCGTGCACCAGTCGGTGATGAACCACGCCGAGCTGCGCGAGCGCAGCTTCGCCGTGTATTCCTTCGGCAAAACCCTGCACATCACCGGCTGGCGCGTCGGGTATTGCGTCGCGCCCGCGGCGCTGACCCGCGAGCTGCGCAAGGTGCACCAGTTCAATACCTTCAGCATCGCCGCGCCGTTGCAGGCGGCCATCTGCCTCTATCTACAGCGTCATCCGGATGCATGGCGCGAGGTCGCGGGGTTTTTCGGCGCCAAACGCGACCTGCTGCGCGGCCGGCTCGAGGGCAGCGGCCTGTCCCTGCCGCTGGCGGAAGGCAGCTACTTCCAGCTGGCGGATTACTCCTCTCTGGATGGCTCGATCGCCGATTGCGGCGACGTGGAATTCACCGAGCGGCTCATCAACGAAGCCGGCGTGGCGGTGATCCCGCTGTCGCCGTTCTACCGCGAGCCGCCTGCGGGCATGCGCATCGTGCGGCTTTGTGTCGCCAAGCAGGACGCCACGCTCATCGAAGCCGCCGAACGTATCCGCGCGTATACGAACGCGGGCTCGCGAGCGGACGCTTGA
- a CDS encoding amidohydrolase, translating into MSFRISIAQQPLAWHDAAANRAHFAGLLRPLAGTTDLVVLPEMFTSGFTMQPEKFAEVADGETRAWLLAQARVLDAAVGGSVAISEHGRHYNRFMLATPDGELHQYDKRHLFRMGGEHRHYSAGGHALIVEWRGARLCPLVCYDLRFPVWSRRRPELEYDIALFVASWPAARRYAWSTLLRARAIENQAFVVGVNRVGEDGGGNSYVGDSAVLDFMGQPVVELTDRAQVVTVPVDLEALRAWREKFPAHLDADAFSLE; encoded by the coding sequence TTGAGCTTCCGGATCAGTATCGCGCAGCAACCGCTGGCCTGGCACGACGCGGCCGCGAATCGCGCGCATTTCGCGGGCTTGCTGCGGCCACTCGCGGGCACCACGGATCTGGTCGTGCTGCCCGAGATGTTCACCTCCGGATTCACGATGCAGCCGGAGAAATTCGCCGAGGTGGCCGATGGCGAAACACGGGCCTGGCTACTCGCGCAGGCCCGGGTACTCGATGCCGCCGTCGGTGGCAGCGTGGCGATCAGCGAGCATGGCCGCCACTACAACCGCTTCATGCTGGCCACGCCGGACGGCGAGCTGCATCAATACGACAAGCGCCACCTGTTCCGCATGGGAGGCGAACATCGCCACTACAGCGCGGGCGGTCACGCGCTGATCGTCGAATGGCGCGGCGCGCGATTGTGCCCGCTGGTCTGTTATGACCTGCGTTTCCCCGTGTGGAGCCGGCGCCGCCCGGAGCTCGAATACGACATCGCCTTGTTCGTCGCGAGCTGGCCGGCAGCGCGCCGCTACGCCTGGTCGACATTGCTGCGCGCCCGCGCGATCGAGAACCAGGCCTTCGTCGTCGGAGTGAATCGCGTGGGCGAGGATGGCGGCGGCAATTCCTACGTGGGCGACAGCGCCGTCCTCGATTTCATGGGGCAACCGGTGGTCGAACTCACCGACCGGGCGCAGGTGGTCACGGTACCCGTCGATCTCGAAGCACTGCGCGCCTGGCGCGAGAAGTTTCCCGCGCATCTCGATGCCGATGCCTTTTCCCTCGAGTAA
- a CDS encoding aminotransferase class I/II-fold pyridoxal phosphate-dependent enzyme, whose translation MKKPTLVNHPPNVAPPPGNHPVVAPIYQSVKYEFETVDETLKMLRGESPGYFYMRASNPTTRQLELTLAALQGRDDCLATASGVNAIAQTLLALTKQGDHVLFFIETYGPTRSIIRRLLARFGVENTMLSLEDLSGIENVLVTRPTRLVLFESPTNPITKVADIERIVDLAHKHDALAVIDNTFAGFHQHGEYDIDLFVHSLTKYASGAGDVMGGAVIGHHELIESMRPDFAVLGALLDPHSAFLIQRGLKTYFVRYSAQTASAQKIAEHLDKHPAVGKVHYPGLPGHPQAALAKKQMREAGTVVSFECKNGSEAARHFSERLKLFALTASLGSTESLVMAPQLMGSRDFTAEQARQSGISPNTVRLSVGLEDIDDLIADIDQALA comes from the coding sequence ATGAAGAAGCCTACTCTCGTAAACCACCCGCCCAACGTGGCTCCGCCGCCGGGTAACCACCCGGTCGTCGCACCTATCTACCAGAGCGTCAAGTACGAATTCGAGACGGTCGACGAGACGCTGAAGATGTTGCGCGGCGAATCGCCGGGTTATTTTTACATGCGCGCGAGCAACCCGACCACGCGCCAGCTCGAGCTCACACTCGCGGCGCTGCAGGGGCGCGACGACTGCCTCGCCACCGCGTCGGGGGTCAATGCCATCGCCCAGACGCTGCTCGCGCTGACGAAGCAGGGCGATCACGTGTTGTTCTTCATCGAGACGTATGGCCCGACGCGCAGCATCATTCGCCGCCTGCTGGCGCGCTTCGGCGTCGAAAACACGATGTTGTCGTTGGAAGATCTTTCCGGCATCGAAAACGTGCTGGTCACGCGTCCGACGCGACTGGTGCTGTTCGAGAGTCCGACGAATCCGATCACGAAGGTGGCGGACATCGAGCGGATCGTCGACCTCGCGCACAAACACGATGCGCTCGCGGTGATCGACAACACGTTCGCCGGGTTTCACCAGCACGGCGAATACGACATCGATCTGTTCGTGCACAGTCTGACCAAGTACGCATCCGGCGCCGGCGACGTGATGGGCGGCGCGGTGATCGGACATCACGAGCTCATCGAAAGCATGCGTCCGGATTTCGCGGTGCTGGGCGCGTTGCTCGATCCGCACTCGGCATTCCTGATCCAGCGCGGGCTCAAGACCTATTTCGTGCGCTACAGCGCACAGACCGCGAGCGCGCAGAAGATTGCCGAACACCTCGACAAACATCCGGCGGTCGGCAAGGTTCACTATCCGGGGTTGCCGGGCCATCCGCAGGCGGCGCTGGCGAAAAAGCAGATGCGCGAGGCCGGCACCGTCGTCAGCTTCGAGTGCAAGAATGGCAGCGAGGCCGCGCGTCACTTCAGTGAAAGGCTCAAACTGTTTGCGCTGACCGCGAGCCTCGGTTCCACCGAATCGCTGGTGATGGCGCCGCAGCTCATGGGCAGCCGCGACTTCACCGCCGAGCAGGCCAGACAATCGGGGATTTCGCCGAACACGGTGCGATTGTCGGTCGGGCTCGAGGACATCGACGATCTCATCGCCGATATCGATCAGGCGCTGGCCTAG
- a CDS encoding HDOD domain-containing protein → MLNRLNPLTNESLDARRTIGAELRDRLQDLPPTPFDWVSFDPVQALGSNAISPDLRLAAMTRLLCTAPARSAELRALWNESVLTGAYAVRIAPHLGGSTRISGIAGLLHRLGDILTLRAIAVIEHASRVRLDAASKADLCAEHGGEQLERAVRAWAVPTLAAATAAEWRRLREFPDAAADATTVYLARLFAIEATAPQFCAPGAIEHAAEELGLAPNILSALRGDATIAALPNSLQ, encoded by the coding sequence ATGTTGAATCGCCTGAATCCCCTGACGAATGAGTCCCTGGACGCGCGGCGCACGATCGGTGCGGAGCTGCGCGATCGGCTGCAGGATCTGCCGCCGACTCCGTTCGACTGGGTGTCCTTCGATCCCGTGCAGGCGTTGGGCAGCAACGCCATCTCGCCGGATCTGCGCCTTGCGGCGATGACGCGGCTGCTGTGTACCGCCCCGGCGCGTAGCGCGGAACTGCGCGCCCTGTGGAACGAGTCGGTGCTCACCGGAGCCTACGCGGTGCGAATCGCGCCGCACCTCGGAGGCAGCACTCGCATCAGCGGGATCGCCGGATTGCTGCACCGACTCGGCGACATCCTGACGCTGCGGGCCATCGCCGTGATCGAACATGCTTCGCGAGTGCGGCTCGACGCCGCCAGCAAGGCCGACCTGTGTGCAGAACATGGAGGAGAGCAGCTGGAGCGGGCGGTGCGCGCCTGGGCCGTGCCGACGCTGGCCGCCGCGACGGCCGCCGAATGGCGGCGCCTGCGGGAGTTTCCGGACGCCGCCGCCGATGCCACGACCGTCTATCTGGCGAGGTTGTTCGCCATCGAAGCGACCGCCCCGCAGTTCTGCGCCCCCGGCGCGATCGAACATGCTGCCGAGGAGCTCGGGCTCGCCCCTAACATCTTGTCCGCGCTCCGCGGGGATGCCACGATAGCAGCGCTGCCGAACAGCCTGCAGTAG
- a CDS encoding S9 family peptidase, with translation MRIARPVRLGANLVAALCLSARVQAAPTIAEFAADTDFSFPALSPNGQKIAFVKRVEDIRLLVVMDLVKHETRGLMRATNDTFELTWCGFKTDDRLLCGFSGTEFSAGQPYAVSRLVAIGDSGKEKAKVLIQNGTHGQSQFQDRIMDWRLDDPKQVYIQLTGDEGGPFPNVYALDVYSGLTSIVQRSRSPILNWKTDRKGVVRFGSGYDERKATYLTRDSADDKWRTLAKWELGHDDFGVVGFGPSPGTLLVEADHNGRSAIFEMDLNEKSDRQLLFANTEVDVGGPIYWPVDRRIIGFSYETDRVKRMLFDAEAESIYGAIDTVIPNADNYVVDASRDGNRLLIASESDVRPSQYFVLDIAAKKLSKIGSANPALADKPFPPMKPISIKTADGKLLPGYLTLPLNSGGKKLPTVVYPHGGPYYRDSWGFDPMVQFMASRGFAVIQVNFRGSTGYGEEWYEAGLRNWGTVMVDDITATTKWAIAEGIADPAHTCIVGWSYGGYAALMSAVREPDLYKCVVSIAGVSDLRALASEQRRFYGGKFRAKYSIGDDVDELKAGSPLRSPEKIKAPVLLVHGDDDIQVAIDHSRRMARALGREKKKFELVVIKDGNHSLSRFEWRETLLTKLEAFLAANN, from the coding sequence ATGAGGATCGCAAGACCGGTTCGCCTGGGCGCGAACCTCGTGGCGGCGTTGTGCCTGTCGGCGCGGGTCCAGGCGGCTCCGACCATCGCGGAATTCGCCGCCGACACCGATTTCAGTTTTCCAGCGCTTTCCCCGAACGGACAGAAGATCGCCTTCGTCAAACGCGTGGAAGACATACGCCTGCTGGTGGTGATGGATCTCGTCAAACACGAGACCCGCGGCCTGATGCGCGCCACCAATGACACCTTCGAACTGACCTGGTGCGGGTTCAAGACCGACGATCGGCTGCTGTGCGGCTTCTCCGGCACCGAATTCTCTGCCGGACAGCCGTACGCCGTGTCGCGCCTGGTGGCGATCGGCGATTCGGGCAAGGAAAAGGCGAAAGTGCTGATCCAGAACGGCACCCACGGCCAGTCGCAGTTCCAGGACCGCATCATGGACTGGCGGCTCGACGATCCCAAACAGGTCTATATCCAGCTCACCGGCGACGAGGGCGGGCCATTTCCGAACGTCTACGCGCTCGATGTCTATTCCGGGCTGACCAGCATCGTGCAGCGCAGCCGCTCGCCCATCCTCAACTGGAAAACCGACCGCAAGGGCGTGGTGCGATTCGGCTCCGGCTACGATGAAAGGAAGGCCACCTACCTCACGCGCGATTCCGCGGACGACAAGTGGCGCACGCTCGCCAAGTGGGAGCTTGGCCATGACGATTTCGGCGTCGTCGGCTTCGGGCCGTCGCCCGGCACGCTGCTGGTCGAGGCCGACCACAACGGCCGGAGCGCCATTTTCGAGATGGATCTGAACGAAAAGAGCGACCGCCAGCTGCTGTTCGCCAACACGGAAGTGGACGTCGGTGGGCCCATCTACTGGCCGGTCGACCGGCGCATCATCGGGTTCAGCTACGAGACCGATCGTGTCAAGCGCATGTTGTTCGATGCCGAAGCCGAGAGCATCTATGGCGCGATCGACACGGTCATCCCGAATGCCGACAACTACGTGGTCGATGCGTCGCGCGACGGCAACCGGCTGTTGATCGCATCGGAATCCGACGTCCGCCCGTCGCAGTATTTCGTGCTGGACATCGCCGCGAAGAAACTTTCCAAGATCGGCAGTGCCAATCCGGCGCTGGCCGACAAGCCGTTTCCGCCGATGAAACCGATCTCCATCAAGACGGCCGACGGAAAGCTGCTGCCCGGTTATCTCACGCTGCCGCTGAACTCCGGCGGCAAGAAGCTCCCGACGGTCGTCTACCCGCATGGCGGGCCTTACTACCGCGACAGCTGGGGCTTCGACCCGATGGTGCAGTTCATGGCGAGCCGCGGCTTCGCCGTCATCCAGGTGAATTTCCGCGGTTCCACGGGCTACGGCGAAGAATGGTACGAGGCCGGCCTGCGCAATTGGGGCACGGTGATGGTCGACGACATCACCGCCACCACGAAGTGGGCCATTGCCGAGGGCATTGCCGACCCGGCGCACACCTGCATCGTCGGCTGGAGCTACGGCGGATATGCCGCCCTCATGAGCGCGGTGCGCGAACCGGACCTGTACAAGTGCGTGGTCAGCATCGCCGGTGTATCGGACCTGCGCGCACTCGCCAGCGAGCAGCGGCGTTTCTACGGTGGCAAGTTCCGCGCGAAGTACTCGATCGGTGACGACGTGGACGAGCTCAAGGCCGGTTCACCGCTGCGTTCGCCGGAGAAGATCAAGGCGCCCGTGCTGCTGGTGCACGGCGACGACGACATCCAGGTGGCCATCGATCACAGCCGGCGCATGGCACGCGCGCTCGGCAGGGAGAAAAAGAAATTCGAGCTGGTCGTCATCAAGGACGGCAACCACTCGTTGTCGCGCTTCGAGTGGCGCGAGACCCTGCTGACGAAACTCGAGGCGTTCCTCGCCGCCAACAATTAG
- a CDS encoding transposase: MRIHVPGGFYHVTLRGNHQQALFVAEHDRLLLNRIVARAIERFDVRLHAYCWMTNHLHFLLQVGAIALADPMRQIAAEFARAMQAKLATTGHFFERRYHASLVDADSYLLELLRYIHLNPVRARIAADAAGYRWSSHHAYLDSREEPWVTTDFVLAMFSADRRRGQSAYRAFVGCGDDVLWRPPVDKSGNQLAVLGSDEFSQRAQKLSVAPKPSMATGSLTDLIAEACRRFEVDSARLAAPGRDRFLTKVRAWIAHQSRDRKIASLAAVARELGRDESTLREAMRLHKNEVD, from the coding sequence TTGCGCATTCACGTGCCCGGCGGTTTCTATCACGTCACATTGCGCGGCAATCACCAGCAAGCGCTGTTCGTCGCGGAACACGACAGGTTGCTGCTGAATCGCATTGTTGCGCGCGCCATCGAGAGATTCGACGTTCGCCTTCATGCCTATTGCTGGATGACTAATCACCTGCATTTCCTGCTCCAGGTGGGCGCGATTGCGCTCGCGGATCCGATGCGGCAGATCGCGGCTGAATTCGCGCGTGCGATGCAGGCGAAACTTGCGACCACGGGGCACTTCTTCGAGCGCCGCTACCATGCGTCATTGGTCGACGCCGATTCATACCTTCTCGAACTCCTGCGCTACATCCATTTGAATCCTGTCAGGGCGCGCATTGCGGCGGACGCAGCCGGGTACCGCTGGTCGAGTCACCACGCTTACCTGGACTCGCGGGAGGAACCTTGGGTTACGACGGACTTCGTTCTGGCGATGTTCTCCGCCGATCGCCGTCGGGGGCAATCCGCGTATCGGGCCTTTGTCGGATGCGGCGACGATGTCCTGTGGCGACCGCCCGTGGACAAGAGCGGCAATCAGCTTGCGGTTCTCGGTAGTGACGAGTTCAGTCAGCGCGCGCAAAAACTGTCTGTGGCACCGAAACCCTCGATGGCCACGGGTAGTTTGACCGACCTCATTGCCGAAGCATGTCGCCGCTTTGAGGTCGATTCCGCGCGGCTGGCCGCGCCGGGGCGCGATCGGTTCCTCACCAAGGTTCGAGCCTGGATCGCACATCAGTCACGGGATCGGAAAATCGCGTCCCTCGCCGCGGTTGCTCGAGAGCTGGGCCGTGACGAATCGACGTTGCGCGAGGCGATGCGCCTGCACAAGAACGAAGTGGACTAG